The genomic segment TCTACACTTGGCTATCTTCGGAGTTTGGATACAAGCTTATAACAAGGCACTCTTACGGTTCAGTTATCCTTGAAATGGATAGATTTATGCTTGCCTCTGTTCCTGTTCCAAATATTCCAATGGAGCAGCGTCATGAAATTGGGACTATGGTTCTTAATGCAAATGCTTTTCGAGACGTAGCATGGCAAAAGGAACAAAAGGCAATACAAGAGATTGAAGAAGCTATTGAGGCAAATGAAGGCCATTAACACATTCAGCCGCTGCCGACAGCATTTTCTACCAAGCTCGTTATTTCTAAAATGGTAGAAATTGCTGCCATTTTATCTTACAATCTAGTTTCTCAAGCACTACATTTGTAGTGCTTGAGAAACTACAGATGTAGTGTAAGTTGATTAAGTTATGTGATCGGTTATGCATGTAAATCAATCCTCAAGATGTCGCAAATCGCGCGCTCCATGAATGACGCGCACAACCTCGATCCCGTCAGGAATGACACGATACAGGATCAGGTAACGGCCCAACGGCCAGGAGCGTGCTTCTGGGGCAATCTCTGGCCGCGCCATACCAAGGCGGTTGTTCTCTGCCAACAGGCGGCATTGCTCATCGATGTCGAGCAGCAGGCGGTCCGCCGCTTGCGGATTATCTGCGGCGATGAAGAGCCAGATGTCGAGGAGGTCGGCGTCGGCGCGGGCACTATAGCGATGCAGAACCATAAAGGACGACGTTTACCCCTGCTGGTTCAGCCGGGCACGCCCTTCGGCAATGATCTCGGTGACGGTGCGCGACGATGGGCCACTGGCAACCCCCTCCCCCCAGGCACGACGCAAGGCTTCGACCTCTTGAGTGCGTGCCTGCTGGTGATCACGCCACAGGCGCAAGGCCTCGCGGATCACTTCGCTGCTGGACGCATATTCCCCGCTGCGGACGGCTTGTTTCACCATCCCGGCCATTTCGGGAGTGAGCGCGATGCTGAGCTTTTCGACATTCTGCATAGTGACTACCTCCAGCATCATGGTAGCAAAAAGTAAGAATAATTCCTACTGCTGATCTGAAGTGTCGTTCTGTAAAGTAGCGTGTCCCACTGCCCTAGTAGCTTTGATATAACTACGACTGTAGTGCATACTGCGCTACGTTCGTAGTTTATTAATGGCAGATCACCCTTCAAAAACAGCATCCTTGATGGCAGAGAGTATTTTCTTTGCGTCCGTCTTCTCTCCGATTAGCAGGAGGCCTTTGACCAAATCTGTCTCCGAGATGGGCCGTCCGGCGGCATCGCTGACGCGCGCCGTGGTGCTACGCAGGCGGGCAATATCCGTCGGCGTCAATCGGTAGCTTTTCGGCTGCGGTCTGACATTGGCCCCTGCCCCCACGAGCGCCGGTGCCTCGTTCTGCGCCTGCTCCTCTTCCTGCACCTGGCGCACCAGCTTGGACGACCCGGCATCGGTAAGTGACCGCTTAGCCATGACGCATGATCTCCTGTGTCAGCGCTTCAAAATCCTCTGCCCCGTGCCCCTTCGGATCGAAAGTGAACACCGGCTCGCCGCTGATCTGTGCCTGGTTGATCGCCTCGCTCTTGCGGATCATGGTGCTGAGCAGGCTGGAGCGCACGGAGTCGAGCTGCTGCTCGATATACTCATTGGTGGCCCGGTTGCGGGCATCGTAGGCGTTACGCAGGATCACGTAAGCCCCTTCCGCGTTCTCGCGGATTTCCTTGATGGAGGCGAACAGGTCCGCGATGCCGTCCAGCGAGTAGCGGCCATAGGTCGTTGGGATCAGCACCTTATCCGCCGTGTATATCGCATTGACCGTAATCACGCCGAGGTTGGGCGGGCAGTCGAGCAGCACATAGTCGAACTCGGCCAGCAGCGGGGCGAGCGCCTTGTCCAGCCGCCGCTCCCGGTAATGCTGCGAGATCATCCGCTCTGCCGTCACGGCCAGATGGATGTTCGAGGGCACGATCCACAGGTTCGGCACGGCGTCGCCGCGCACCTGGGCGGGCTGCACCAGCGGCTTCAGCTCCGCATCGCGCTTCTCGAACAGCTCCCGCACCGTGCCGCTCGATGGGATTTCCGGGCAGAAGATCACGCTGGAATGCGCTTGCGGATCGAGGTCGATCAACAGCGTCCGCTTGCCCGCCTTGGCAAAGCCGTAGGCCAGGTTGATGCTGACTGTGGTTTTACCCACCCCGCCTTTCTGGTTGAGAATAGCTAGTTTCATAAGATGTTATCCTGCCTCCCGCGCTACCTGCGTAGCGGTTATGTGACTACTTTCGTAGTGCATGAAGCGCTACGCTGATCGCTACGTCAAGTGGCTTTGCTGCCCGGCTGGCCTCTGCCCGTGATTCCCGTCCAGTCGTGGAGTTCCGGTTACACGCCCTCGCCTTACCTGGCAATGCGCTACTTGTGTAGTGCATAGGGCGCTACAATGGTAGCGCAGGTTTTTTGATGCCGAGATTGCATCTGGACACCTGCGGTCGATCTGCTAAGCCTTGGTTCGTGAGGTGCTTATGAGCGGAACCGACGAGTACGGCTATGACCCCGACCGGAAACGCCGTCGCGCGATGCGCGACCTGTTCGACCGGATGGAGGAGACTGCCCAGGCGTCCTCGCAAGGACCGCGCCAGCTTGGGGCCGCTGCGGGCCTGCCCACGATTACCCCCGTCAAGAAGCGCCTGATCGCGGCCTCCTGTGCCATTCGCCAGGATGCGCCGGAGGAGATCACCTACCAGCATACGGTACTCTGTC from the Skermanella mucosa genome contains:
- a CDS encoding type II toxin-antitoxin system ParD family antitoxin: MQNVEKLSIALTPEMAGMVKQAVRSGEYASSSEVIREALRLWRDHQQARTQEVEALRRAWGEGVASGPSSRTVTEIIAEGRARLNQQG
- a CDS encoding ParA family protein; the protein is MKLAILNQKGGVGKTTVSINLAYGFAKAGKRTLLIDLDPQAHSSVIFCPEIPSSGTVRELFEKRDAELKPLVQPAQVRGDAVPNLWIVPSNIHLAVTAERMISQHYRERRLDKALAPLLAEFDYVLLDCPPNLGVITVNAIYTADKVLIPTTYGRYSLDGIADLFASIKEIRENAEGAYVILRNAYDARNRATNEYIEQQLDSVRSSLLSTMIRKSEAINQAQISGEPVFTFDPKGHGAEDFEALTQEIMRHG
- a CDS encoding type II toxin-antitoxin system RelE/ParE family toxin; this encodes MVLHRYSARADADLLDIWLFIAADNPQAADRLLLDIDEQCRLLAENNRLGMARPEIAPEARSWPLGRYLILYRVIPDGIEVVRVIHGARDLRHLED